CATGTGCTCACCGGCCGGCACCCTGCGGCCTCCATCATGGTCAAGCCCGAAGCCCAGCGTCGCGATCTAGCCTGGGTGCataagaagctcaagaaccttGTCTTCAACAGTGGCTGCCAGAGCTGGTGGATGGATcccaagacgaagaagaacaCCTTCATCTACCCAGACCCCATGTTTCTGTACTGGTTGCGCACGATATTCCCACGCTGGTCTGATTTTGAAGTCCGTAGGGTTGAAACCCCCGGGGGGTCGAGTTCCAAAGTTGTCTTGAGTACGCTGCTAGCTGTCGGGTTGGGCTCTGCTGCAGTGGGGTGCGCCAAGGATGTTGACAACTCTCTGAAGCTTGTCAAAGAACTCTTGCAAAGCGTTGGATCACTGTTACGGTCTGGGTAGGACGTGGTGTAGTCATCATCGGTGCGATAGACCCAATGTAACTacctatttataaaaagcatGCCATCATGGCATTCTATCTACTGGCTCCTGACCTTGGACATAAAATAAGATGCTTGACGTAACAGCTCCATACGCAGTTCCCAAGTGATGCCACCACCTCTTATTCTTGTTTTTCATTGACGTCTCTGCCGTACACACAATCAAAGAACACACTAATAAACACATGGCAGCATCAAAGTCCAATGCTACAAAACACCGCAACTACCTCCCTTACCTCTTTTGTCACTTTCATTTTCGACTCATCCATGTCCAAGTACCATTCAATCATTGTTTCCCAGCTCCCAAAAGTTGATGCATGTGCGATGAGCAGTTGGAGGTCTTGCTGAAGCTAAATTTACGAACCCTCACTTCTAATAAAAATGGGTGTCGAATGGGTATATTGCCTGCACTGAACAAAAGAAAGGCTCCTAAAATCTCATGCCACTGGTTCATTCTTGTAACTACCTAACCCCTATGATGCTCTCATTGGTCTTACGGGTACAACAGCGCCTCGTGTGCGGAGTATCTTACACAGACTTGCTCAACCAAGGATCCTGCCATAATGATGCTTCACTTGAACAGAGTGAGATGTCTGGGCTCCGATGCTAAACATTTGCCTTCTCCACCGTCTCAATCTCCCCAGCGTCCTTGGACTCGTTTCCCACCTCAGCCTCCAGGGCGGTACCGGTTCGAGCATCAGCCTTGATCTTCCTGGCCACCTTTACAGGGTCACCGCCAGTCGAAAAGATCTGATCAATGTCTTCAAGTCTCAAGTTGCTTGTCTCGGCTAGTCCCAAAAGTCAGCAAACTCTCGCAGTCATGGAATGTCGAGACATACGGAAGAGGAAGTAAATCATGGGGATAAAGGCATAGTTCGTCGCCATGAATATCAGGTAGGCCTTCCACTGCAGTCTTCGCACTATCACGGGTGTGATAAGGACTACTGTAAAATTCCAAAGCCAGTTACTGCTTATGCCGATGGCTGAACCTTTGGTTCGAGCCTCAAGGGGGAGAAGCTCAGGGACATAGACCCAGGGGACACAGTTGACACTAGATAATTAGCCACTTTGACCAAGTCATGTACGGCAGAAGAAGGAACTTACGACATGCCAAAGATGAGCTGataaagaaagaagaatGCCACCGACGCAGACGCAAAGGATAGACCTCGATCCGTCTTACCCCCCTCCGACTGAGATAACAAAGCAGAGATCAAAAGCATGCAGGTTCCGAGACCGAAGCAGCCCCACAGCATTGTCTTTCGCCGTCCCATGCGGTCCAGAGCCAGAGAAGGTAAGATGCTGCCAAACATGAACATCATGTTAATGCAGCCACCGATGATCTGGCTCCTCTGAACCGTCATGCCCACGTTCTCTTCCAAGACAGTTGGGATGTAATATACGACCATGTTGATACCACTGATTTGATTTACAAGCTGGATTAACCAGGCGAGGAAGACGCGGTAGCCCGTTCGGTTCTTATCCCGCTTGAAGATGGTGCCTCCGGTCTCAGCCTCGATGGCTTGGAGGATAGCTGTTCGCTCAGACTGGATGAACTCGTCGGTGGGCTGCATGTCGTAGACGGCGCAAAGTGTTTCGATGGCTTCGGCTTCGCGGCCATGGTTGAAGAGCCAGCGCGGAGATTCTGGTAGGGCGAAGaccaagatgatgacgagaaTTGCAAAGAGAGCTTGCAGGGCAATGGGCAGGCGCCAGGCGATTGGGCCGCCCACGAAACTCATACCAAAGTTGAACCAGTATGCAAAAACGATGCCGACCTGGGGAGGTATTAGTATGGGCCTGAGGCAAAAGGTTTGACAAGGTATCATGACGTACACCAACAAACAGGACCTCGGCGCTCACGAGACGGCCACGAGATGTGGGTGTACAGAGCTCGGACTGGTACCTATGGTTCAATGTCAGATCAAGGTGGTAGAGGACAAATATTGGCGTCCTCTTACATGGGAACGGTCGCAGTCTTCAGCCCAGTACCAACTCCAGTGATGATTCTGCCAATAACGAGATGTGCCACATGGAATGAAGTGGTCTGCAGTGTAGTGCCAATCACAACAAAGGTCATGGCAATCCAGATGGCACGACGTCTGCCAGTCTTTTCACCCACGACGAAAGCAACTATAAGGATGTCAGTCACGAACCCGGGCTCCTCGCTACGACCATGACTCACTAACACAACCAACCATACATCCCAGGTTATAGCAGGCGACAATAATGCCAGTCTGCGAGTCACTGGGTCTGTTGAAGAGCTCAAGCCAGTCCTCGTTCTGCAAGATGGGCCCAAAGACGCCTTGCTCGTAGCCAAAGAGGATGAAGGCGGCGAGACAGCAGACGGTGATGCCGAATTGGAGGCTTTTGCCCCTGCCTAGCCAAGAGCGCATGGTGAAGGAAAGAGTAGAGGTGAATTGGTCGACGATTTAATATGGAGATGTGTGCCAGAGATGAGTGATTGTTTCTTTTGCGATCAAGGGCCATGCACGACGAGGTTATATACAAATGGCTCTGTGGCCCTGAGTCGTGCCAAACGGTAGCATCAACACTCTCCATCCCCGTGGGGTCTCCATGTGGCTGCGAGCTAATCTACCCCAGAATCGAGCTTGTCCCAGGTCTCGCGTATGCAGATGCCGGATACGGGCGAATCGTGCCGAGATCTTGTTAGAGTGGCGCTAGGACACCTCGTGCGCGCTTCGGGTTGCCAGTGTCTTGTGCCAAGGCCATTCTCAAAATGAGAGTAACAAGATGACTCTAGGCGTTTATGCTTGGTAAGGGGCCGAAGAAGCGGTGGGGTTGGCTTCCGAGCAATCCAACGGAAATAACCCAGCCGTGGGCGTTTATGCTTACAGTAAAATCTCACGATAAAGTGTGGTTGGTTATGCGTAGGCTGAAAAGAGAAGTGTGAGCCTCCCCTGGCTTTATCCGACCTGGGTAAATTGCTTGTAGCGTTGCTTGCCAAAATTCCTGACTTTCGCtaactcaacaccaacatcacaCACCATGATCCTCCACTTCGAGCGTCGTATTCGACCCAAGATCAATAATAGGGAGATGCACATCAGCACCAGAGATAGGTTAGTCATAATCAGTTTCGCTAGCTGGCCTTTGACAGCGGGGGTTGCTATTGGCAACTTCCCTGGTAGGTCAACTTTTTACGGTGTGCGGTGTTATAGTCAATCACGTTGGAGAATGAAATGTACAGCCCCAGATGCCAGTGTATTTACTACGTCAGCAACGTGGAATTATTCTTGACGAGAATTCCATTCCCGATCAAATCGCGTTAGAGAACGCTGTGCCGTGGGCACGCAATCAAGTGCCTTGATAGATATGCGGCTCGGCAGGCTCAACATGTACAACACCGTCTGCGCAAGGTCTTCAGCAGCAAGCGGCTCGTATCCCTCAAAGAACTCATCCATGGCACCTTGGTCATACTTGACCCTCTGGAGATGAAAGTGCGTGTCCACGCAGCCAGGTCGTAATGTCAAGACACGTATATCAGAGCCTGCTGTTTCCATGCGGAGGCTATTAGTAAAGCCCTCGAGGAAGGCTTTCGAGGCATGATAAACTGCCTCGCCGTTGAACGGTGGACACTCTAGTCCGGTTACAGAAGACACATTAAGAATGGTCCCCTTCTTTCTCGGCCACATGGAAAGGTTTAGCACTGCGTGCGTGGTAAACATCACGCCATTGATGTTTGTGCCTGACATCTGGGCAACTTGATCAATGGGGAGTTCCCAAAACCTAGCAGGAGCGCCGAGGGCGAGGCCAGCCTTCCATGTCTTTAGCATTGGACTTGTCAAGCAcgtttcccaagggatagaCGGTACTGACATTGTTGATAAGAATATCAATCTGACCAAGGTCAGAGATAGCTGCCTTGACAGCATTCTCGACCTGGTTTTGATCCTGGATGTCGACTGGGTAGGCGGCAACCTTGACGTCGGGAAACTTGGCAGTGATTTCGTTTCGCACGTTTTCAAGTTTATCCTTGACGCGACAGATGCTGTTGAGCATGTGCGAACAAAAATGTCAACGAGTCATGTTTCCGCTCACCTTGCTGCGGGATACCAGAGCAATGTTGACGCCATGCTCAGCCAGAAGCTTGGCTGTGGCTTCACCAATGCCCATAGAAGCTCCAGTCTAGTCGGATGATTAGCAGACGGTCGCGGTAGTGGAACATGGTGAAGTGACGACGAACGATAAAGGCAGTCTGTCCTCTCAAGGAATCCATCATGGTCGAAATGTCTGTCAAAAGAGCAAAGGGCTTGGTTGGAAAATGAATCAAGTCAATATCAAAAATGAGGGTTTTGAAGACGAGCAAGTCGAGCATTTGTCATCCTTACCCGCAGGATCGTCGCCTCCAAGGACCGCGCTGTGATGACGTCGGCGGAGACTCCCGGCCGGCGCTTACACCTCCCTCGTCGTGCCAAAAAGGCCCGAAAGCGCAAACTGCAATCGGAAGCGCCAGCCAGTAATGATAAGACGTGTTGGAAACTCATCACGTATATCTACCACAGCGACGTTCAGGTCTAACTCTGAAGCTACTTGACACTATTCTCGATGACCCAAACACATGAAATGAAGGTAGTTCAGTAAAATGGCCCATCTTGATCCAGGTACTATGACTGCATCTTCTTGATAGACTTCTTGACCGAGTCGGAAGAGAAAAACGTTCTCATGTCTTGAACAAAAAGGCCGGGGCACTCGAGGGACGAGAAATGGCCTCCAGTTCCATATTCCCTCCAATACTGGATATTGGCAGCCTGCTGTGCCCAATCCTTTGGACACTGCTATCAGTCAGCCACGATTCCAAGGCACGCAGTTTGGGTTTACTCACATGGAGCTGCTCTTTGGCATACATGCTCACGCCGGTAGGGCAACCGACGTACGTCTCAAAAGTCCTCTCGGCCTCTCGTCGTGACCCAAAGGCTTCGCGATAGAAGCGTAGACCTGGCGTTGCCCCTTGGATCCAGTGCATCACCACAAGCGTAATGATTGTCTCGGGGCCAAAAGCTTCAGAAACGTGGACCCAGTCGTGAAACTTTTCGACGAACCAGGCCAGCAAACCAATGGGTGAATCACCCAGAGCAAAGCCAAGCGTCTGAGGTCTTGTTCTCTGCTGCTCCAGATATCCACTCTGATCCAGCTCAAAGTTTTTCCTGACACGTAACGCCTCGTGTTCAAAGTCAGAGTATAGGACTCCTGACAGACACCATCGGAGATAGGCCAGTGGAGCTGACCACAGGGTTGGGGGCGGCACAGGGAACATGTTGAGATGCTGAGCACGCACAGCCTCTGGGAACTGGATCGCCACAGATCTCGTGATGAAGGATCCAAAGTCGCCCCCCTGCGTAACAAACCATTTATACCCAAGCACATCCGCCATCAAAATCTTGAAGGCCCGCGCTGTAATCTCAGGGCCAACTCCCGACTTGGCTGGGGCTGGTGAGAAGCCAAACCCTGGGATCGAAGGCGCAACGACGTGGAAGGACGGATCGGTTGGCTTTTCCGGGTTGCTGAGGCGGCCGACGACTTTGGAAGCTTCCATGAAAGACCCTGGCCAGCCATGGGAGAATAGCAGCGGAATAGCACTCGAGCTTGTCGACTTTGCATGCGTAAAGTGCAGAACCAAGGGCCCATAGCCTGGCACTTGGATCTTGACCAGATAGTGATTGAACACGTCGTTAATATATCTCTGGTAACGAGGGAAAAGTCAGCCAAATCATTCAAGAATCACCGTCGTTCAACACTCACCTCCTGCTTCTCCCAACTATACTCGTCTCTCCAGTACCGAGCGAGCCGCTGCACTTGAGCGACCTTGGCACCCTGAGACCAGTTATTGGGTCCAAAGTCACTCTGTTCGGATGGGTAGCGAGCCAAATCAAGTTTCTGTCGAGTCGTCTCAACAAGATCCTTGTCAAAACGCACCGAGAAGGGGACGGGCTGGTTGAGCTTCAGCTCTTGCTCCGATGGCAGACACAGTcgagacatgatggaggTTTATGTTTCAGTTTCTCAGAGCTCCAGAATGCAGAATACCAATTTTCACTGGGAGAGACAGCTAGATCCTTAAATGACATGACGTTTGGACAGGTGTACAGACTTGCCTTCTGCCTCGAGGCTAGTCGGATGTAAAGTGGGAGCGCTTCTGCTTGCAAGTGACTAACTAAATGCTCGGATCCACCTTACCTATGCACACCATCAGCGTTTCCACTTGCCTCGTTTGCATTAGCCATCGGGGCAGACATGCAACTTGCCAAACTTGGCCTGCTAATCAAGAGGTTCAACTTTAGTAGATTGCTAGCTAGGTACTGTAGGCGAGGCGGCACTTCCAACTCCGGACGCAGATAGCGGGATCTAACTTTATGTCTTACGTCCACTGGATTCTCGACCCTCATCCTCTCGAGCTCCCGCGGATGCGACGCAACTTCGGGGACTACGACTTCCGCAACTTTGACTACGTCGCGCGCATACGAGACGAAATCTTTCAGCGCGATGCAGAGGTGGGCCTTTCACTCATAGTTGCAGGCTACGCATAGGAGTAGACGacgaagaaggacaagacggCGTTCGATATCGAGATCGGCGATACTCAGCTCCGCTGGAACAGCATACCCACCTATTGGATCTCGTCCAGCAACGCTCTCGAGGAAGTAGGATCCATCCACACCGTGCAAGGCTGCGATCTAAACTACGTGAGAGTCATTGAGAAGGGTAAGGAGAACAACCCGGGTCTCGGCAAGACCTACTCGGACGACGACTTGTTGGGATTCATCACGCAGATCTATGCCGTGCTTATGACGCGCGGCATCCGGGGGATGTATGTGT
This region of Fusarium falciforme chromosome 5, complete sequence genomic DNA includes:
- a CDS encoding MFS domain-containing protein; this encodes MRSWLGRGKSLQFGITVCCLAAFILFGYEQGVFGPILQNEDWLELFNRPSDSQTGIIVACYNLGCMVGCVIAFVVGEKTGRRRAIWIAMTFVVIGTTLQTTSFHVAHLVIGRIITGVGTGLKTATVPMYQSELCTPTSRGRLVSAEVLFVGVGIVFAYWFNFGMSFVGGPIAWRLPIALQALFAILVIILVFALPESPRWLFNHGREAEAIETLCAVYDMQPTDEFIQSERTAILQAIEAETGGTIFKRDKNRTGYRVFLAWLIQLVNQISGINMVVYYIPTVLEENVGMTVQRSQIIGGCINMMFMFGSILPSLALDRMGRRKTMLWGCFGLGTCMLLISALLSQSEGGKTDRGLSFASASVAFFFLYQLIFGMSVNCVPWVYVPELLPLEARTKGSAIGISSNWLWNFTVVLITPVIVRRLQWKAYLIFMATNYAFIPMIYFLFPETSNLRLEDIDQIFSTGGDPVKVARKIKADARTGTALEAEVGNESKDAGEIETVEKANV
- a CDS encoding EHN domain-containing protein; the encoded protein is MSRLCLPSEQELKLNQPVPFSVRFDKDLVETTRQKLDLARYPSEQSDFGPNNWSQGAKVAQVQRLARYWRDEYSWEKQERYINDVFNHYLVKIQVPGYGPLVLHFTHAKSTSSSAIPLLFSHGWPGSFMEASKVVGRLSNPEKPTDPSFHVVAPSIPGFGFSPAPAKSGVGPEITARAFKILMADVLGYKWFVTQGGDFGSFITRSVAIQFPEAVRAQHLNMFPVPPPTLWSAPLAYLRWCLSGVLYSDFEHEALRVRKNFELDQSGYLEQQRTRPQTLGFALGDSPIGLLAWFVEKFHDWVHVSEAFGPETIITLVVMHWIQGATPGLRFYREAFGSRREAERTFETYVGCPTGVSMYAKEQLHCPKDWAQQAANIQYWREYGTGGHFSSLECPGLFVQDMRTFFSSDSVKKSIKKMQS
- a CDS encoding DUF2075 domain-containing protein — protein: MSYVHWILDPHPLELPRMRRNFGDYDFRNFDYVARIRDEIFQRDAETTKKDKTAFDIEIGDTQLRWNSIPTYWISSSNALEEVGSIHTVQGCDLNYVRVIEKGKENNPGLGKTYSDDDLLGFITQIYAVLMTRGIRGMYVYAYDPGLWEYLKGFIPFHS